A stretch of DNA from Lodderomyces elongisporus chromosome 4, complete sequence:
tgaactagaagaaggaaaagaggaaaacgggggaaaagaagaagtagaagaagttgaagaagttgaagaagttgaaaaagacgAAGAGGACGATGATTTTGAGATTGAAGAATTGCACGCACACGGCGGGCCCGGATTTGAGTATGTTGACTCTGATGACCAAATTATTATTCAAGTTTATAATGAAAAGTATAGCGCTTCATTTTTAGAAGAGTTATCTCCTTCATTTATCATTATGTATCAACCAGATTTATCTTTCATTAGAAGAGTTGAGATATACCAAGCGACGAGGGGGGTTGATGCTGCTCAAGTGTATTTCATGTACTATGGAGATTCAGTTGAGGAGCAGAAGCATCTTTTGAGGatcaaaaaggaaaaagaggctTTCACGAGGCTAATCAAGGAGAAAGCCAACCTTGGCAAACATTTTGAAACTAGTGAAGACAATTACAAGTTCCGCATCCAAAAGAACCATGTGGTCAATACAAGAATTGCCGGGGGCGCACATTTTCGCACGGAGCGAGACGAAATGCGGGTTGTTGTCGATACGAGAGAGTTTGGATCTTCTTTGCCAAACTTGTTGTACAGAATAGGTATTCAAGTAGTTCCCTGTATGTTAACAGTTGGTGATTATATCGTTTCGCCTCGAATATGTATCGAGAGAAAGTCGATACCTGATTTAATTTCGAGTTTCAAGAGCGGAAGATTATACACCCAATGTGAGCAGATGTTTCGCTACTATGATCTTCCAACACTACTTATAGAGTTTGACGAAAATAAGTCGTTTTCCTTAGAGCCGTTCAGTGAGGCCAAATTTTTGAAGGCAAGAACCAGCCTGAGCAGCTCTTTGGATCCAAAATTACGGCAAAACTTACAATCGCAAATTCTTTCACTTTTGTACTCTTTCCCGAAATTGAAGATCATCTGGTCATCATCGCCATACGAAACTGCGCAGATCTTTCTTGAACTTAAAGCCAACCAAGAAGAACCTGATGTAGGTAAGGCTTTGGATAAAGGTGTTAACAAGGCTGTGGTGACCCAGGATGGCGGTCCACCAATTTATAACGACGACCCAATTGATTTCATTCAGAATATACCTGGTATAAACAATTTAAACTGTTATGCCCTTATACAGAAAGTGCGAAACATTGAGGAGTTGGTTAATTTGTCTGAAAAAGAGTTTACCGATATTTTAGGCAACGAAAACGGAAGAAAAGCGTATGCGTTTTTGAACCGCAAACTTTATTGAGATAAccaagaaaaggaagataGTATGAAACGGTTCTGTAGtcgatttttttttcgcttttttttcgcttttttttcttttttttaaaaataaaaaactatatacatatatacatatatatatatatatatatatatatatgtatatgtatgtatgtaaaTGTTAAGCTACTAAGGAGCCAATACACGATTGTGAATCGTAGACGATAGATTGTACATTGTAGATTGTAGGTTATAGAGTGCTACCTGTAGATTAATAGCTGCAGGTCGAGGTTGAGTAGGGGTTATCAGAATGTGCGCCTCTTTCTCTGGCCTTGAATCATagaacaatttttttatatgtTGTCTTGCAGCCGCGCCTCACCTGTGTTTATATCTATTCCTGATTTGGATTCACTGGAGGCGGAACCTCTCCTCCACAGCTTTTACATCCGTTGCTGCCTTCGCAAAGTCTTCACAGTCTTGACAGCTTTTAACCTTATTTCCTACATGGCAAGATAcgaaagcaaaacaaagattAAAGTTTagtagaaaagaagagaggaTAGAAAGGGATAGGAAAGCATCAAAATAGATATTTAAGTTGTATCTAAACTtactttcttgtttttttgattgtttattctttatcaaGCAGTAGTCAAGAGGAAAAATGCTGAGGATCAGACAAAATAGTGGAAATCGAACCTCTACTTCCACCTTCGCCACTAACAATGCCTACCAACAAtttcagcaacagcaacatcagcaacagcagcagcagcagcagcagcaacatcagcaCGCCCATCTAATCATGGAGTTCAAAAACCACTATTTCAAGCTTCAACAATTGATCAACTCGCGAGTTCATCTAAGTTTAAAATATGACCAGTTGAAATCGCCCGAGATCCATTCGGCTTTGATCCTGCCTATTACTAAAGCAGCAATAGCCATATGCGAGTCACAACAGCAGCCTAATTTGAAAGTTTCCACTCATGCAATTTTTACATTGTTGCTTATTCGTTATGAATACTTGATACAGCTGGAGAGTAATTTGATTTGCTATGATTTGTTGATTACAAAAGCTACAGTGTGCGAGATATTGGCAGTGAGAATGCTTCGTGAATATAAATCACAACAAAGAGTACAAATGATACTCTGGAGCTGTCCCTTGTCGATAAGCGGCATAGGTTCACGAGGGACAAGAATCAATACTTTAGAGCTTTGTGTGGTATCAAAACTGaaattatttctttcaCAACCAATAATAGTGCAAATACTTGATAGATTCTACAATGGTAAATTTGTACCTATTGAAAACTGCATACAAAAAGATGGGGCTGGTGGttgtgatggtggtggtaaatGTAAATGTAGATCTGGATCTGGACTGGGACTAGGATTTGGATTCGGATCTGAAGTTGGGGGTAACGATGGCAATAACGACGATGAAAAGGGTTTGCTTCTTGGTGAAGAGATGATGAGAAAGTGGAGAAAGAGGTCGTCTCTTAAACAAATTATAGCCAAAGTCAACACTGTTCCGAAATATCAAAATATCGTCATTAACCTGAAATTGATTGCTTTTGCCacactttattttttgatcATTTTCAAACGCCAGTACCCTTTACTCGAATGGGCATTTTGGCTGTTCAGTTTAAGCTTAAACATTGAAATGGCTATGAAGTTGATGTACATTGATTGGGTATTTATCAAGATGGTTATTTGGAACTATATTGATTTCTGTTTGATTACCTTGCTCAACTTTTGCTTCATCTTGAGATTTGTTACCTTGCAAAGGTACTACAATGATTTCTTTAGCTTAATTGgtattattttgtttccgCGAATATTGTCGGTGTTTGGAAACTATCagttttttaatttgattGTTGTATCATTCAACAAGATGATCTGGCATTTGTTGGGTTTAATtatgttcttcttcacctTGATCAGTGGGTTTTACTTTAGTTTCATCGCTTTGAATATCAATCAGAGCAATGGTGAGATCTTGTTCAACATGGTCAAGATATTCTTTGGGTTTACCCCTTCTGTATGGAACTCGTGGGATGACTATAATACCTTGGGCAAAATTATGCAGATGCTCTATTTATTCTTGCTTCAGTTTATTGTTGGGACGATTCTCGCTATTTGTCTAAGCGGAGTTTTCCACAAAGCCCGGGAAAATGCCGATCAAGAGTTTGCGTATACAAAGCTGATTAACATGGTGCTGTATTTCAAGATGGCCAAGCTTAATCAAAGTCGTGGGGGTTTGAATAGGTTCTTGCAAGTATTTAAACTCCCCGTGGCTTTATTGATTAGTGTAATTGAGATAATCAAAATGAAATTCGAGAGACAGTTGAGCAATGAAGTTGATTTTAAAAACTTTGTATTCTTTACCAATGAAGTTAACGTTAATGGACTCAAAATGGGTAAAAGGAATCAACAAACCATAAAGAACCACCAGTCAATTAGTACGCTTGGAGGTGTTCAATTGAGGACAGCATCGACAGATTCGTTTTTCATTGATCAGCTATTGAATCGCAAATATGGAGGAGTAGGTACGAGCGGCGGGACCGGTCTTGCAGCTACAGCCTCTGCAGTTGGAGGAGCAGGAACAATAATGGATAAATCGGTAAACATCGACGGGCTAAGAACATTATCAAAAACTTTGAGGCAGTCACAAGGTCCTCAAGGATATCAACCTGTTTTACAACCACCTTTTAGTATACCGCGTCGTCCAACTGCATTTCAACAATCTCCTATGTCATATGCTTCTCCATCAACAATTCGAGGAGGTTATATACCTATAGGATATTatggaggaggaggaggaggaggaggaggaggagacAAAAACGAAGACGAagacgaaaaagaagaaaaaaaggagggagaggaggaggaggaggaagaagtaGACAAAGAACATTTAGACGGGAAAGTGGGACTGGGACTGGGTTTGGGACTGGGACTAGGACTGGGTGTAGATATGGGTATGAACTTGAATATGGAATACATTCATATCAAGAATGCGTCTTTAGGACTTAATATTAAGCCAAACAAGATTTATGATATCAAAGAAATCAACGATTATGAAATAGACGACcatgacgacgacgacaaTCTCGATAACGAGGATAACGAAAGATTACTGATAAATTCGGAGACTGGGTCTGTCAAAATAAACAGAGATAGTTCAATAGCTATGAAAATTGATACACATACAGAAGATGAACTAGATCGTTATGATAGTGATGAGACATTTTGATTAGATAAGCGTTTTGTAACAATAGTCAAGTACATTCTATTTGAATATATAGGTAACTATTGATTTAATAAAGATATTCCAAGATTGTCCACgtgacaaaagaaacatgGATATAAGATAAAGTGCATTAATTAGATTTTTATTAGTATTATTAAGTTGCAAAATATGATTggctgaaaaaaaaagaaaaagccaTCGGTAGCGCAGTACTGCAAATAGTGGCAGATATCGGCACTGACTCGGTGAAtgtaatttatttttacatTTCAAATGATCCGCCCACCATTTGCTGTTAGCCGGATTTAACCGGGGCTACCATGTGTAGTTATTATTAGCACTAAATGCTAAagaagattaaaaaaaaaaaaagcaattcaaagaagaagcacaAATCACCGTACGATAAAATGTGTGCGCAGAATACAATGTAGTAATATATTTATGAAACAGCCTCTAACAGAATTTCAGTTAATTGtcacaagaagaaagaaaaaaaaaaaattttatagAAAAAAGGCAAGAAGAGAATAGTAGAGAGGAGAGGAGATAGCACAGTAAAAATAGCCAACTACGCCTCACGTATTACTGTAACAGGAAATAAAATCCTATCATCCACTAAATcagaagaaagaacaaaattaGCTGAAAAGTGTTTCTCTCTCCActatatataaaataattTTCACAGAGATAGATTTTTatccaaattttttaacTATATACaagtaaatatatatatatatatatatatatataatttttttttatttcattatCAGTCCATCAACGACCTACAAagtcaacaacaccaactaAAGTACCACTTTTGCTACTACTGCCGCTGCCCTTGCTGTTGATATCCAACTACCAAATCCGCGGATATATACTTACTTGTCACAgactcacacacacacacacacagactCACATACATAGAGACTGACGTATACAAACAGCATATTCCCCCATCTCCTCCGCTCCATTTCCtgtctcttttctttcccacCTTTGCTTTACTCCATTGCATCTACTTGTTTATAGCCTGCCAATCTAGCATTTCAACTATAGTGATTACTATATTAACCACTATTACTACCAGCCCAAACACTTTTAATAGttttgaactttttttcttttcatcataATACAGCCATATATTTTCCACCCCCAGATGCCTCATAATACTATGCCCATTGAATCCGCTTCGTCAACCACCAGTTTACCCCATCTACAAATTGGTGGTAGGAAATCAAAACTCGCAGTTGTGCAGTCCCAACTAGTCCAACAAGCTATTCAGAAAATCTATCCAGACTTGCCTAGCTCGATACTTGCATTAAGCACCTTGGGCGACAAAGTGCAAACCCAACCCTTGTACACCTTTGGTGGGAAATCACTTTGGACCAAGGAGTTGGAGATCTTGTTGATGGACGGTATCGATGACGAGTTTCCGCGTTTAGATCTCATTGTACACTCATTAAAAGACATGCCAACCAACTTGCCTGAAGAGTTTGAGTTGGGCTGTATTTTTCAAAGAGAAGATCCAAGAGATGCTATAGTTATGAAACAGGGCAGCCCATACAAGTACTTGAGAGACTTGCCTGCTGGATCCATTGTTGGAACTTCGTCCATTAGAAGATCTTCACAGTTGATTAAGAACTATCCTCATTTGAAGTTTGAGAGTGTTCGAGGTAATATCCAAACGAGATTAAACAAGTTGGATGATCCAAGCAACCCTTACTGTTGTCTCATATTGGCGAGCGCCGGCTTGATCAGGTTGGGCTTGGGCGGTAGAATTACCTCGTGTTTGGACGAGGTGTACTATGCCGTTGGCCAAGGTGCTTTGGGCATTGAAATTAGAAAAGATGACCACCAAGTGAAGGAAATATTAAAGAAAATCGAAGACCCCGTAGCAACTATATGTTGTCTTGCTGAACGATCGTTGATGAGATACCTTGAAGGTGGCTGTTCAGTTCCACTAGGTGTGCACTCAGAGTATAACGAATCTACCAAGAAATTAACATTGAAAGGAATAATAGTGAGTCCCGATGGAAGCAAATCCATTGAGGATGAagtaacaaaaacaatcGAGTCTAGAGAAGATTGCGAAGCAGTGGGTATTGATTTGGGTGACCGattaaaagcaaaaggaGCTAAGGAGATCCTAGATAGCATTGATATGACAAGAAACATCAATGCCAGACCAACAGAAGTATGAGTGGAGATGACCAATGACTAAGATAATTTGACTTTGACCACAAAACCTCCCTTATAGACCCTTgcaaatatatttatatatatcaatatAGTATCATCATTGTCATGACCATCGTCAGCATTATTTATAGTCATTGTGGACGCCACCAACATCACCATAATCATTATTGTCATGACCggtttgtttcttcatttttgggcctttctttgtttgttttttgtttgctttttgtttgctttttgtttgttttgttttttatttttaatttctatatttttaatttctatttttaaaacttttttcttttaatgcAGTTACGACTATTCACTTCacaaggaaaagaaagaaagaaagaaagaaagaaagaaggaatgaaaaaaaaaggtttaaTTATCTATTTACAATTTAATCTAAGTATATTTTTTCCATCCTCCTATTTCTCATTTGTCATCTCCCCTTTCACTTTGCTTCCTTTTTCcgcttttttttcttcatacTTCTCATAGAAATGGAAGATTTCAAACCCCACTTCCACCATTATCAATAATATAATGATCCATTCGAGCCTTGTTGATTTCTTCTCATTCAACACACCTAAGAACGCCCTTTGTTCTTCTGTTGCGTAATCCAATTTCCGATTCATTATTGATATTCGCGAGTTGATATCCAAGATCTTGGATACTGAATTGTAAATCTTCTCCAAAAACGGTTCACTCCAATACAAGTCTGGCGTATCGATCAACTCCGAGTACAAGTTCAATTTTCctcgaagaagaaacaatttCCCCGTTATTTGTAGAAACTCGTGTTCCGATGTAGTCAACTTAGCTCCGTTGGCCAAAAGATTtgcattttgttttgtcatTTCCAAAAACTCATCCAACTGCTGCTCTAGGATCGATAATCTTGTCGATCGACTTAAACCAATGGCAAAAGCTGCCATATCCAACAACCGTTTCTCCTTTGAAGAGCCTTGAACAACCAAGATTTCACCGTGCAAATAACTGTTTCCATTATTTAGCGGGTGATCAGGAACCTCTTTCAACTCAATCCAGTCAATTTCCTCACTCTCAATCTCTTCTGTGCGGCCCTCAATAGCATCTTGAATCGTTGGGAGATACGAGTTCAAAATCTCTTCCTCTGTCAAGTTCCATCCAACCAATGTACCATTCGAcaaaatcatcaaattGCTCTTTGGTgtactaatatttatcaccTCTTCTGAAATTACAACGTGATGGTCTAGTGAAATGATTGCAGGGAGAACTTTTTCGAAATTGATGGAGTCCCCCACAGTCACTGAAGTCACGATACTCAAATGCTTCTCCAACGACTTTGCATCAACatgttctttattttcattaaGCAAAGAGAGTATATAGCTGATAGACTCGTTCTGAAACTTTGGATCAGCTCGACGCAACTTTTGTGCCCCGATCTTCTTCTTGGGTAAATTCTTGCTGCCTCGtatttttgttgttatcGATGAGTTGGATCGGTGTAAAGTTATCAGTAAAGGCGTTCGTGCTCTTAATTGCTTGATTAGAAGATGCGTACGGATAAACATGGTATCTTAAAAAGTGTAGTTTGTGGAGAGTTTGTTAtgtacatacatatatacatatatacatgtattAATGTCTATGTCTATGTCTGTGTCTATGTCTGTGTCTatgtctgtgtctgtgtctgtgtctgtgtgtgtgtatttcAGCACTTAGGTGTATGTAGGTTTTGGATCGGAAGCTTCCAGCGAAATCTTGTATCTCAATACACTATTGGATCAGTTGAGGGTGATGGAAGCGGAGAGAAGGGAAGGGGGGAATGCAAACAAGGATCCGCGTCTtttcccttcttttttccccaATGCCTTATTTCTTAACAGTAGAATGCTTACTAGAGTTTACGATTCTTAAAAGTTTCTATTCACATATTACTCACCACACCTTTCTTTGCGATCCCTTGTTTTTTCACCTATGCACAATTGAAATAAACCCAACTTTTGCATCTCAACCCCAGCCTtactctcttttcttccctcccccccccctcgcctctctctctatgtttttttatccATTTTGAGCACAATTCTCACTAAAAAGAGGTatgaaatatatataatgtGCTGTTAAACCGTCACGTGACCAATTTTACGGCTCTCAGAGGTTTATtaaccattttttttaaactcttctttttttgtgtcTGTATGTCTCTTTGTCTGTATGTCTCTGTGACTGTGTATCTCTTTGTCTATGTGTatttttaatattaaaaTCCTTGCattcaaaaattttataGCAATTTGCAGCCAAATTTCTGAAAAGTGAACAACGAGTGCCAACACGTAAAGACAAATTGGTTGTGGAAGTCATAAATCTAACTCCAAATTTTCCAGCCTTCAAATGCTAATTTTCGTCTTTTTATACTTTATTAGCAGTTTCATCTCTTATATACTGTGTAAAGTTTTCCCTCCTACTGTGCCAGTATATGGCCACCTACAGGATGATAGCAACGAAAACGTTAACAAAccattcattttttatacAGAATCACTACAgagtttggaaaaaaatataaacaagttcaaaacaaaatataaagaaagTAATGACGTTCATAACGGTCACGCGATAGTCTACTTTACCAATAACAAtcattttttgatttcggAAGTCGATGCCGAACCCAAACGACAAGTACCTAAAATGCAAAATGAGAATACTCATACAAGTTTTGATTTGTTCTCACAAGGATTCCCTAAACACTGGGTAGAGTTTTACACCACCGACGTGAATCAAACCCTTGACAAAGCAGGATTCGTAGTACAAACATTGACTGTTGTTAATGATGAATCAGCAAAGGGAGAGATTGCATACTCAAGAGGCATAGCAAACAAGTTCACTTTAGAATACGATATAAGCACCACTTTATTCGAAGGTTtatttgctgttgttggtggCACCCTGGGAGCAGCATTTACTCCAGAGATAACTTTTGCAAAGAGTGCTTCGACATACTATTCTTGTCCCGTAATTAGAGGTAGGACTGCTCAAATTAAAGTGTTCCCCACAACAACCACGCTTAAACCATTGAAGAGAAAAGTGCTTTGGAATGAAGCAAAGCGCAAGTTTATCCCAGATTTAGATTTCGAGAAAAGTGGAAAACTAGCTCTTATATTTTTAACAGGATTAGAAGACGTTGAATGTAGCTATATATGAATGTATCCTAAACAAATAAGTAAAATttcgaaaaagaaaaactgtCATCCGACCGTATTTCTAATCCTTCGTGCTAAATGTTTATTACTCCTCCAAATCTTTCGAATTTTTAAATccattcatttatttcttctcttttttgttcttctcttttctttacctTCCTCCATTCAACAAATATTTAGCTAGCATACTAAATTCTTTAGCTTCAGCCTTCAGCTTTCAgctccaaaaaaaaaaataaagaagagacAAGGCAAATCTACTGAATGTTGTCACTTTCTTAGATGTGGACAGATGTGGAAACGCCTTCAGCGGTGTTTTGAACTCTGTCAGCAAAATTCTCGTGGCTTCTGTCACCAAAATTGGTGTGACCGAAACCTGAACCCGAGCCTGAGCCTGAGCCAGAAATGGAGCTGGCACTTGAGCCAATATTGGATCCAATCTTGGAGTCAATTGGGCGAACGTATTGGTCAGAAACTGGTTTGATCACAGTCTTGTAGATGATTTCAGCACCTCCAGTATATGGAAGGCCAATgtacaacaagaaaatggTCTTGAACAAGTAGTAGAATGGGATCCAGTACAAGATTGCTTTT
This window harbors:
- the HEM3 gene encoding porphobilinogen deaminase (BUSCO:EOG09262YP5); translation: MPIESASSTTSLPHLQIGGRKSKLAVVQSQLVQQAIQKIYPDLPSSILALSTLGDKVQTQPLYTFGGKSLWTKELEILLMDGIDDEFPRLDLIVHSLKDMPTNLPEEFELGCIFQREDPRDAIVMKQGSPYKYLRDLPAGSIVGTSSIRRSSQLIKNYPHLKFESVRGNIQTRLNKLDDPSNPYCCLILASAGLIRLGLGGRITSCLDEVYYAVGQGALGIEIRKDDHQVKEILKKIEDPVATICCLAERSLMRYLEGGCSVPLGVHSEYNESTKKLTLKGIIVSPDGSKSIEDEVTKTIESREDCEAVGIDLGDRLKAKGAKEILDSIDMTRNINARPTEV